CGCATCTCGAGACGGATGTCCGCCTGACCGCCGACGGCGAAATCATCTGCTTCCATGACCCCATCCTGGACCGGATCACGGACCGGACCGGCGCCGTCGAGCGTCTGAGCTGGGAGGAGATCCGCCAGGCCAAGGTCCGCGGCAGGGTGCCGGTGGCACGGTTGGCCGATGTGGTGGACCTCCTGCCCCAGGCGCGGTTCAACATCGACGTGAAGGACGCCGCCGCGGCCCAGCCGCTCGCCGCGCTCATCGAGGAGAAGAACCTGCAGGACCGCGTCCTGGTGGCCTCCTTCTCCGACGGCAGCCGCAAGGCCGTCACGAGCCGCGTGGCCTGGCCTGTCGCCGGCTCTGCGGGGCAGGCGACGACGGCCGCGTTCGTGCTGGGCCGCTTCCTGCCGGAGAAGATCGCTGCGTCCCTGGTGGCCGACGTGGACGCCTTCCAGGTCCCGGAGAACTTCGGCAAGGTTCCCGTGGTCACCCAGGACTTCGTGGACCGTGCCCATGCGCTGGGCAAGCAGGTGCACGTCTGGACCGTGAACGAGGAGGCGGACATGCGCCGCCTCCTGGACCTCGGCGTCGACGGGATCGTGACCGACCGCCCGGACCTCGCGCTGCGCCTGGTGGACGAACGCTTCTGACGCATTGCCCCTTCGCCCCCACCATCGACTGCTCCACAGATGTCGCGTCTGAGCCCTTTCGGGGCCTCGAATGACATCCTGTGGAGCAGTCGATGAGGGGTGGGGTCACACTCCTGGGAGGGGTGGCTCAGGAGTAGACCGCGGCGCTGCCGTAGAGCTCCCGGGTGAAGGAGGAGATCACCGAGGAGTAGTTCCCGGCCCTGAGGTCGTAGGTGACGTACACCCCGTACCCGTCGGTCTTGGTGCGCTGGGCGAAGGACTTCATGGTGCTCGTGGACGTGTTGTTGAGGTCCACCGCCGCGGCGCCGAGCTTCGAGGGGCCCATGCCGTCGATGACCGGGGCGTCGTAGCTGCCGTAGTACGGGTTCCAGGCGTAATCCACCATGTCACCCACGCGGAGGCCGCCGTAGGACAGATGATCCGCGGCGGGGCCGATGTTGTAGAAGGTGATGAGCTTGCCCGGCAGGCGATTCCGGAGGGACTTCACCAGGTACACGAAGGACCAGTCGTTCGGCTGGGAGGTGCCGTTCTTGCCGTACTCGGCCCACTCGTCGTCGAAGTCGATGCCGTCCAGGCCGTAGCGCGTGACGGTGTCCGCGAGGCTCGCCGCGAACCGGTCCGCCGCGGCTTCGTCCGGGAAGTTGGCGAAGCCGGCGCCCTGGTGGTTGCCGAGCACGGACAGGATGACCTTGATGCCCTTCTGCTGGAGCGGCCGGATGGTGGTGGCCGCGTTGTCGAGCACCGCCTGGACCTGCGGGTTGCAGTAGAAG
The nucleotide sequence above comes from Arthrobacter woluwensis. Encoded proteins:
- a CDS encoding endo-beta-N-acetylglucosaminidase H; the encoded protein is MTTPSNTPQHSPFPRRALLRGLGGAALLGAAGLGGATAAGAATGATTAGRIKSVAYIEVNSNSISNVGRYTLAGSGANAFDLAVIFAANINYDGTNAVFYCNPQVQAVLDNAATTIRPLQQKGIKVILSVLGNHQGAGFANFPDEAAADRFAASLADTVTRYGLDGIDFDDEWAEYGKNGTSQPNDWSFVYLVKSLRNRLPGKLITFYNIGPAADHLSYGGLRVGDMVDYAWNPYYGSYDAPVIDGMGPSKLGAAAVDLNNTSTSTMKSFAQRTKTDGYGVYVTYDLRAGNYSSVISSFTRELYGSAAVYS
- a CDS encoding glycerophosphodiester phosphodiesterase, with amino-acid sequence MTTKEYFANPRGAGKPLVLAHRGYCRGALDGVRLEGLENTLESFRAAQELGVAHLETDVRLTADGEIICFHDPILDRITDRTGAVERLSWEEIRQAKVRGRVPVARLADVVDLLPQARFNIDVKDAAAAQPLAALIEEKNLQDRVLVASFSDGSRKAVTSRVAWPVAGSAGQATTAAFVLGRFLPEKIAASLVADVDAFQVPENFGKVPVVTQDFVDRAHALGKQVHVWTVNEEADMRRLLDLGVDGIVTDRPDLALRLVDERF